Proteins from one Cryptomeria japonica chromosome 4, Sugi_1.0, whole genome shotgun sequence genomic window:
- the LOC131047849 gene encoding (R,S)-reticuline 7-O-methyltransferase: protein MAPPAISIPQPAHISSSEEAQSETLLCQLKLYDIILGLSKPMALRASVLLNIPDIIAQASGSLTLEEIAAHVSASTENPPCIEYLFRLLRFLASHQVFTEIPHQEDFKQCRYGLTGLSKLLVKETSNGGLSTGVPIQNYVPFLLGATSHIAFQGWLHLHESVLEGGCAFRKAFGMSNWDYGVNNPEANKTFNEAMSCDTRAVMASVVKIYEEGFKKITSLVDVAGGVGSALSIIVENYKHIRGINFDLPHVIASALPIAGVEHVSGNMFEHIPPADAVFMKWVLHDWDDDDCVRVLKRCYEAIPENGKVIIVDALIVEGKKDVDKEEKCLRGVGLAFDMGMMVFSSGGKERSEMELKQIFSKAGFKSYTIFKLPFIQTIIEVSKF from the exons ATGGCTCCTCCCGCAATTTCCATTCCCCAGCCTGCCCATATTTCTAGTAGTGAAGAAGCCCAGTCCGAGACTTTGTTATGTCAGCTAAAACTCTATGACATCATACTCGGTCTATCTAAGCCCATGGCTCTCAGAGCTTCTGTTTTGCTCAATATTCCGGACATAATTGCACAGGCTTCAGGCTCTCTTACCCTGGAAGAAATTGCTGCCCATGTTTCAGCCTCCACCGAGAATCCCCCTTGCATAGAATATCTGTTTCGTCTTCTGAGATTTCTAGCCTCCCATCAAGTCTTTACTGAGATCCCACACCAGGAGGACTTCAAGCAATGTAGATATGGCCTCACAGGCCTTTCTAAGTTGCTTGTTAAGGAAACAAGTAATGGAGGCTTGAGTACTGGTGTGCCCATTCAAAATTATGTTCCATTTTTGTTGGGAGCCACCAGCCATATTGCCTTTCAGGGATGGCTGCATCTGCATGAGTCTGTGTTAGAAGGCGGCTGTGCCTTCAGGAAGGCTTTTGGTATGAGTAATTGGGATTACGGTGTAAACAATCCTGAAGCGAACAAGACATTTAACGAGGCCATGTCTTGTGACACTCGTGCTGTTATGGCGTCTGTTGTGAAGATTTATGAGGAGGGATTTAAGAAGATAACTTCTTTGGTTGATGTTGCGGGAGGTGTGGGATCTGCCTTGTCCATCATCGTAGAGAATTACAAACACATTAGAGGAATTAATTTTGACTTGCCTCATGTCATTGCTTCTGCACTTCCTATCGCTG GAGTAGAGCATGTGAGTGGTAACATGTTTGAACATATTCCACCAGCGGATGCAGTCTTTATGAAG TGGGTTTTGCATGACTGGGATGATGACGACTGTGTAAGAGTGTTGAAAAGGTGCTATGAGGCTATACCAGAAAATGGAAAAGTTATAATTGTGGATGCCCTTATTGTTGAAGGGAAAAAAGATGTAGATAAGGAAGAAAAATGTTTAAGAGGAGTGGGTTTGGCGTTTGATATGGGAATGATGGTATTCAGCAGTGGTGGAAAGGAGCGATCAGAAATGGAGCTTAAACAAATTTTCAGCAAAGCCGGTTTCAAAAGCTACACCATCTTCAAATTACCATTTATTCAAACCATTATTGAGGTCTCCAAATTCTAA